tatgagctaaatcctccgatatctaaacaaatctgtaccggcttacaaaatatcttctcaaaaatatctttacaaaatatcttctcaaaatatcaaTCCATCCTTATCtgatcttctcaaaatatctatccatccttatccctccaccaagtcatccttatctaatttttacaaaatatcttccatttcattcactatatatatatgttgttgtagcttgaaaaatgaaaaacaaaaattttaccattttctttcccaaacccgcgagcttcaccaagaggaggaggagaagagatttttgccatttcttgcttgatcgttgattcaacagttgctacttgaaggtatcgaggtatagtcgctaatccttacctctgatcgtcgtttccgtatgttttttctatgtttttctatgctctaagttttgagtttttttggcaaaactatccaaataacttcatctttctatccaaacttattccctgcgtgcccatgagcatgtttagcggattacatttcgccgattctcgccgaaatgccgccgagtttcaattctgctcataatacccatttttggctaaagttggcctttgggcttaaaaccctcgactgagcttagcgttagtaagattagtcgtcataatcgtcgttggtatcgaccccatctaatttgtttttcgaaattctgattttgagtttccgagctaaaaatattgaccaaaatacccctgcgacagttttcgattcgataatttttctgagagtttccttggcctagatatcgcctaagaatacctaggaatcgatttggatcgaagaaaaagttcggaaaccctattttacatagtggccgaaacctattgcttagggtaccgtgtccaaaaataattttttggtctctatgacctgagccattgcgtagctctttcgatttttgaaattttggcgctggtttcgtgtcattccgagttcagtagctcgagttatgctcgttttagcgaacgaggttctgtcgtctatccatgcttaaatattgtactctgaagcttcttaagccttgtctaacgctagttagtattgttttgaccgaattgacttgttttgattgactttcgcttcgtttgctcaaagattcgtttggaggaacacttggagcaggaaaagaggattgtgaaggagccttgcttgaacacactggacgagttcgaggttagggcaacttacttactagctatttttgtgtgtaggcgtcgataaattcgacttgaatatatTGTGATAGTGAGTGGCAACTCACCGTTATTAGCTAATGACCTAGAGTCGACTTGttcgacttatttgttaaatCCTGCCcaaatattgcatgaactgttctgaaaaatgttttctggaggcttcgaccgacatgggagattaggatttatcgcattgatatgttgataattgactcgcatgcttaattgttaaatggttaactataggctatgtgattatttgttcacatgatatttggattatattgattatattgtgtatttctattacgcacttgaattgctgactatattgaatataccgtgcaattgtgcgaatgagtgaggaacgtcaagatagtggataacgggtagttatgtcagactcctgacgagtttttggataaagtttgatgggacggaccgaggttcgtaccctattattgttttatggatcgagaccttctcaaaagaaaattgagtttgaaaatgttattggaaaaaaaaaacccatttgagttcacgtaagaacttgggttgttctgtctaaggcaagaagggcttttaatgaggcattgtgcccggccagcttacctgggaacttctcgggccattacttgggtgatgatggaccttttgttttgagaccttctccagggaatcattggaattatgagatctttgaaactaataggattagagacgaaacttaaacaatttcataatgaacctccataatgtattaaacaacctcaaaacccttaatataatgataaaagactcagacgaaagtttagggcttgaacataagtgttttgaaaatgagaagtgtcgtcggatccaggtttctggggaaaccattgtgtaaatacggttctcgcacaggacagatgtcgaacgcgatgctgggacaaccggttcgacaactgactaacagtaacaaaaccagaaaaataataaagtagaacacagaagattggtaacccagttcggtgaaacttcacctacgtctggagggtttgcacccaaagaaaggaaatccactatctcaagattcaggaattacagacactcatgaacaccacagttcatagttcacttcctaatctacccaagtgtatttctacttagtatctcaacctaagtatgagagtctctctccctttctctcaatcactgccacagtgattggtaacaaacaatcaacaatcagaatttgaagaattaaagaacacagaacacaactttgctttatagaatcagggagcaaagtttgttcacaagaaacaaggatatagaacaatgaacaaccctaaaacacttgatctctctctattagcttcagtggtcttcaagctttaggtcttcatcctttttatagacttcaACAGAAGCAGgtaggcactagggtttgcttgggctgaagtaacatattgcaacaacaaatctaaacggaatctccaagatattgttgcaaaattcaaacgtaaagatagaaaccaatcttttaataaagattgtttcaacaaataacaacccacaaatcaaaacccttctggaacagctacttgatccttaagtaactataaaaacatatcttcataaaatcttcaagggcccacaaaatcaaacttaagcaAAGGACTAATGTCCTaccttcacgaaatcagatgccacgacatctgcttcgacaatcagttgtttttgacaaaatgcatgacaaaatgtaccaacaatctccccctttgtcaaattttgtctaaaacaactcacagatCAGAGAGGGTAAACATAGAGAACCAAAGCTCCCCCTTAGCAgcagaactccccctcaaatgatgcatccataccAACAACTTGCATAGTTGGAATATAGAACATAGCAGCAGAACCTACTAACTATCCAACAAGTGTAAACTAGTAAACCAGTAGCAACTTGGAGTACTACACAACCAGTTACTTGCCTTGTCTTGAAAGAGTCTTCAACTTATtacagaccaaagctaacacttgCAAATCACACATAGTCTTCacagcaacagaaacaacacagATTCTTCaccaaactactccccctttttaacacaaatttggcaaaggtagcACAGCATAAACAAACCATCACTTCTAAGACCAGAATGACAACAATTCATGAACACTTTCAATAACTGACTTCTTACAAACGGTAGATGGTTCAGAACCCAAGGCAGATTGATGGATTTGGAGATCAAGTTCAGATGTGTCAACAATGGGGTTTGGATTTCCAGCAGAGGGTTCCATATTCACATCTGAAGTAGTCTCAACTAATGTCTCAACATGAGGTTCAACATTGGGAACAGAAACAGATTCAACTGATATCTCATGAATCACATTAGGCACAATAACATTAGGATCTGCACTTACAGATTCACTTATGCTTGCATGAACAGTTGCTGGTGCATTTGAGACTTCAAGAGAACTTGCAGcaacaaatttcttcctccattcCTTCATAGCATCTATACCAGAACTCTGAGATTTAAGAAGAGCAACATCCTTTGAATATGATCTATTCACCCTAGATGGCTGTGGAGACATCTCTTCCTCGCCGAAGAACTTGACTCTAACTCCTTCTTTAggtttccactctttccttgaTGAATCTACTTGTGGATTAGtccttggttgatcatgagactgaggatatccatatagcttgtaacagtagggccttatatgaccaagtttgccacagtgatgacatctccaagtagaTTTCTTGGATTTTCTGAACTGAGGGTACACATGTCGTACAGAATGATGCGACATTGGGTCTGACATTGGTTGCTTAGTTTTCTTTTCAGATGAAGCAGACTTATTTGCACTCTTGTAGCTGAAGCCTATCCCCTCCATATCTCCAACTGTTTTCCCAACTTCCAGAATCTCCTCTAACACATTAGTActtttattcatcatacgaatagactttttcataccttcaagctttgagttcagTAATGTTACCTCCTCCTGCAGTTTTGCATTAGTGATCTGAAGTTTCTCATTCTCCTCACGCAACTTGCTGATggtctttacttcttcttgcaaactggagttattactctgaagttgcttcttctcagcaatcaaatccttgacttcttttctcattttctcaccatacgtacatgattcctcccacttagccagcaacaatttgtaggtttcaactagttcttcctcatcaccatcacttgactcagcatcagaatagcacttcccaatgagagcctttacatgaatagccttggttgtatcattctcatgtttgtctTTGAGTTGAAATTCAGTATTCTCCACATTGTCCGACACATTGTCCAGGACATTTGTATTTGACATTCTGCCCAAACTCTTCAACGCTTTATTAAGTAATGATACAGCTTCTGCAATGTTTGCATCAGTATCCTTCTCcctctgatcttcatcttcttcagtgttgGACACAAAAGTTATACTCTTCGCCTTATTCTCAGATCTACCATTaagagacatctcaaaggtttgcaaggaaccaatgagttcatcaaccttgatgttactgatgtcttgggcttcttcaatggcagttaccttcatatcaaacctcttggggagagacctgagaatctttcttgctaacttttcttcagacatgggttctcctagggcaaaagaagagttggctagatcccttatacgcatgtgaaactcatatatggattcatcctcattcatcttcatagtctcaaactgagttgtaagaagctgaagctttgacatacgaactcttgatgttccttcatgggcagtcttgagaatctcccatgcttctttagccacagtacatgtgttgattaacctgaacatatttttgtcaactccattaaaaatagcattcaaggctttggagtttccaagagcttcgtcatcttctttctttgtccacttatcttcaggcttcaattcagttgtggatgctatcacaggatgtttccaccccttgactattgccttccatgttatactgtccatagatttgagaaaaaccaccattcgagccttccagtagtcataattggtaccatccaaaattagtggcatatagattgatcttcttccatccataatgttgtccttgagaacggtatatattccctggagctcacccaacagaatagggtgcctgctctgataccaattgtaaatacggttctcgcacaggacagatgtcgaacgcgatgctgggacaaccggttcgacaactgactaacagtaacaaaaccaaaaaaataataaagtagaacacagaagattggtaacccagttcggtgaaacttcacctacgtctggagggtttgcacccaaagaaaggaaatccactatctcaaaattcaggaattacagacactcatgaacaccacaattcatagttcacttcctaatctacccaagtgtatttctacttagtatctcaacctaagtatgagagtctctctccctttctctcaatcactgccacagtgattggtaacaaacaatcaacaatcagaatttgaagaattaaagaacacagaacacaactttgctttatagaatcagggagcaaagtttgttcacaagaaacaaggataaagaacaatgaacaaccctaaaacacttgatctctctctattagcttcagtggtcttcaagctttaggtcttcatcctttttatagacttcaACAGAAGCAGgtaggcactagggtttgcttgggctgaagtaacatattgcaacaacaaatctaaactgaatctccaagatattgttgcaaaattcaaacgtaaagatagaaaccaatcttttaataaagattgtttcaacaaataacaacccacaaatcaaaacccttctggaacagctacttgatcctcaagtaactataaaaacatatcttcataaaatcttcaagggcccacaaaatcaaacttaagcaAAGGACTAATGTCCTaccttcacgaaatcagatgccacggcatctgcttcgacaatcagttgtttttgacaaaatgcatgacaaaatGTACCAACACATTGTGCGTTGGCACTTTGCTCGATGAAcaagttttattggttggccaatccaagggataagccggggaactagtcagttctgagtatgttgatactcttttgctcgttgagctgtttgtttggccatcgagatggtgagctatggtaagttgaaaggtcactgagtgcgagctgcattcttttgctcgttgggcagtttggttggccatcgagacggtgagcccaagtgactaggaaagttaccaaatgcgattagcacttctttgtgtACCATAGGGTGTGGTAGaaacaatgtactctagctaaacacacgtaccttggtgaggacgattcgttgtttggctaaccatattgcattcatgcatacatttctttgaaagtgtgctgctttccgaaggacgatctcagatcggacttcattggagcgagatgcttcacaggagcgagatgcttcataaaagcgagatgctttacagGAGCGTggtgcttcacaggagcgagatgcttcataaaagcaatatgctttagcggagcgagatgcttggctcgtcccatccatcgagatggtgacattctatccggatcatcttttgagcatgacatagcattggcacaccatgcacttaactatattcgttgatatattgcttatcgagttttcaagatataacttattgaattgttgagatattgaatattgaattgttattcgaaatctgataacatgttatgtatataccttagggtagacgagaacttttatat
This portion of the Lotus japonicus ecotype B-129 chromosome 3, LjGifu_v1.2 genome encodes:
- the LOC130748750 gene encoding uncharacterized protein LOC130748750 — translated: MKEWRKKFVAASSLEVSNAPATVHASISESVSADPNVIVPNVIHEISVESVSVPNVEPHVETLVETTSDVNMEPSAGNPNPIVDTSELDLQIHQSALGSEPSTVCKKSVIESVHELLSFWS